In the genome of Lathyrus oleraceus cultivar Zhongwan6 chromosome 4, CAAS_Psat_ZW6_1.0, whole genome shotgun sequence, the window tgaatttaaaataaaaagaCTAATTTTATGAATATGCTAAAATAGAATGAACAAAACTAATTTTTTATGGGAGACTATCATTTGAAAAGTGATAGAATCTGTAAagaaaaaatatattatttaaagTTATATATCTTTTTTTCATGAATCTATCTAACTCACtcctttatttataaaaaaaactaaCTTAGTATATGCTTTGGTTCAACCTCATGCTCGTATGGAAGTTGGTTCAAGCTTATACTTGAGATTTTGTCATTTTTTTATTTGAATGGGAGCGGAATCCACTCAAGTGACTTAGTATTTAGGGGTATATTGAATGGCCAACTATCTTTCTTTTGTGTTGATAGGTGTTCGAGTTCTCCTTTCTCCAGCTTACTCTCTCTAGAGGTCTCTTGTACTTGTGGTTGGTGACTAGATTCGATCGACGAATGGTTGATTTTTTTTTTCCTGTTTGTTATTGTAGATAGATGATTGGTTTTTGGTTTGTAGTTTTTTCTTCTTGTTTTGTGGTTGAGTGACTGGTCTTTTGCAGTTTTCTTGACTTTGGGTATCTCTACTCTAGCtgattttattgttttagtgCATTGTTTGTGCTCTTGACTTCTTTtatgtaatttttttttaaaatttaatatatAGTTTCTTCTTTACtattaaaaaaatttcaaataattttgtCTAAAAAATAAAGAATGATATATTTTCACTCTACCACACTTTATTTAACTAATTAAACTATTGTATAAGTTCAAACTTAAAagattttattattttaaaagGTAAATCTATATTAATTTATATGGATTTCACATAAtaaaattaatataattttataTCTAATAATAGACTATTTCTTAAAAGATTGGTAAAAACTCAGCCACCTTTTAAATTATTTGGGTATTGGTACCCATGTTTTTTCTAATTTAGTATGAATGGTTTGTTTTTCCAATTTGATAGAGACATTCACTTTCATTATGCTAAAAATGACTAATAAATATTAGAGAACATGTCCTTAGTACATACTCTCTTGCCTAAATCACTTTGGTTAATTTCATAATTTTGGTTGAATTACTAGTAGTTAATTTCAAGTTATTCAAGTAATTTAAAGTGTTAAGAAATAATAAAATGTGTCATGAGAATGATTAAATGTAGATGcatattttatataaaaaataacATTAGAGACATGCTAAATTAGATACATACATGGATACACTTTTTATTGGTCCAATACACTTGATTACCAAAAGGCAAGAAATATATAATAAATAGCAAAAATAGAATTTTCACGAAAAAAGATAATATGTCCTTAGCAAATGAAGAAAAGGAAAGTGAAAAAGCAAAACAAGAGATATGATTGTGTGGCTGTTAATAACAAAGGACAGCAACTTGTTGAGAAAGCAACCAATGAATGATCGACAACACAACATTATCAAAAATATCATCTCTGGTTTTTTCCCAAACCAGAAACCAAAAACCACTTGTCCCCAAACCCCAATTTTCTCCTATAATAATATACCAAGTAATAGATTGATAGTAGAACCAACATTTCACACTCAAACTCACACACTTCATATCTGTGGTCTCTCCTCACTTGTCCAGAAGAAGAAAGAGCCATAAATTAAGATATTCTCTCAGATGGTTTTGCTATATTAGATAGATATATAGCTACAACAAGTAATTTTGGGTATAATAATAGAATTAAAGAAAAAACAAATTTCCTAAAACAAACATTTTGTTAACATGGGAAGAGGTAGGGTTCAGTTGAAGAGGATAGAAAACAAGATCAATCGTCAGGTTACTTTCTCTAAAAGGAGAGCTGGACTTCTCAAGAAAGCTCATGAGATCTCTGTTCTTTGTGATGCTGAAGTTGCTTTGATTGTTTTCTCCCACAAAGGAAAACTCTTTGAATATGCCACTGATTCTTGGTAATACATCTTTCCATTGCACTCATTTAATTTAAATCTACAAAATATATTTATTTCTTCTATGTAAACTGGATTACTTGATCTACataaatatattaataatttattttttatatgattttttaaGCTTCACTAGGGTTTCAACTTTTTGGGTGTAAAGAGAAAACATGCTTTCTTCTCATTTTTTTCCAGTTTTTTTTAGATCAAACAGTGTAAACCTAAAActatatgtttttttttaaataagtAAAAAAAATGCAGAAAGAAAAGGGTGTAGCTCAGTTTTATTTTATGGACACAAAATGTTCTTGTAAAAAAATTCTTATAATTATTTTTAGATCAAACAGTGTAAACCTAAACTGAAGCAGTTGATCTCTACATAAGGAtattactaatttattttttCCATTGAGTCAATGTTTGTTTAAGCctatgtttatttttattttattttattttatttttcaaattaaaaaaaaaaaaattacttTGACAAGGGTTTCTATTTTTTGGGTCCAAATCTGTAAGGTGAAAATATGCTTTCTCTATTTGTTTTTTGTTTAGATCAAACAGTGCAAACCTAAAACTATCAGATTTATTTTCaaaataagaaaaataattaaTACCCATTTATATAGACAATAAATGTTGTTGTAAAAATGGTCATATATTTATTTCTGGTGTAAAATGACTCAGTTCATCTATCACAAATTTATTTCTTGTAAAAATGCATATTACAAGTTTAATTCTTTATTAAGTCAAAGGATTTTTTTTGCCAATATTTTGGACTTGTTTTTTTTCTCTCCTTTATTTCACTAGAGAATGTTTTCTTTTTATGGATGCAAAGCTAAAGAAGAAAACATGCTTTCTTTATATTTTCTCTTCCAAATCTAAGTTTGTGTTTGATCAAACAGTGCAAACCTAAAACTATATagttttattttccaaaaaaaaaaactataaataGAAGAGAGAAATAATGTAGCTCAAATTTATGGACAATAAATAAATGCTCTTATTTCTTCATACTTCTCTATAAAAAAAAAAAAGCTTTTTCttatataatttttttaagaATACTTCATATAAATTTTTTATAATCAGAAACATGAAACCCTAGTTTAAATTTCttcaaatatatatattatttaattatttttttgtaaaGATATAGTACCTTTGAAGAGGTGTTTAATCTTCTGGAATCAAAGTCAGTAAGAGTGACAGTATTTGGTTATTACTTGTCACAAGATGATTTTAGATCTCAAGTCCTATCAATGCAGAACATATAGAAACATCATTTTTGTAATTGTTGTACGatttaaaatttgttttttttattgttCTGAAAAGTTTGATAGATTTGTTTCCTTTCTGTAACTAGTATAGGGTGCTATAACGTGTAATCAACACGTATTTAAACGACACAGGTGTCATGTTCATTGAGAAACTTAAGTCATTTCAAAGCATGGAATGGAAACAAACAAGAATGTTGCATGCTTTTCTGTTAATTACAAACAGAACTTATATTCTTGCTTCGTGTCAATGTGTTGAATGAATTTACTTCTagtttttgtttcagtttcatGATTAGACAGTTCAGAAAATTTGTACTAGTTATATTTTTGTACCAAATTTGTATGAGAATCAATAAATTTACATTAGGTTTTTTTTCATTATCAATGTTGTTGTTTTCTTTTAATAAAAAGAAAACTAAATTCTATTAGTACATTTgatatttgttttttttaatgaTGATTAAACAGCATGGAGAAGATTCTGGAGCGCTATGAAAGGTATTCATATGCAGAGAGACAACTAGTTGCAAATGATTCTGAGTCACAGGTTTGTTATTTGATTTGATCCATAATATTTCATTGCAGATATTGTTATAATATTAGTCATCAAAAAACCAAAGTAATAATTATAGTTTTAAATTGCGATGATCATTTAAAGGTTTTTACAACTTGTTGGATCATAAGATTCTACAACTCGTTAGCAAATTCAAAATAAAAACGAATTTATTTGATTGGACTTGCAATAAACTTGGTAAACTCACTTTTCTTAAAAGATTTTTTTTGGTATATTCTTTTCCAATTTTAGTAAACACTACTTCATCCTTTTTAAATGAGTATTGTTTATTGCAAAATGAATGTCAACACATTTAAAATCAATAATgttttttcaaaatttttttttaaaattactTCTGCTTTTACTACTTTAAACATATAAGGTTAGGTTAAAATAAAGTAATGTTTTATATGAcaatattatatttttttaatatgtATGCAAAAATTATAATCAATATTCATATTGAAACATAGGGATTACATTCTTTCCTATTTGGTTAGGGTTAAATATTGTTTTGACCTATATAAAATTGAGAATCTTTCAAATTTAGTCtatttttttaatcatttttaaaccaGATTTTTTTATATTAACATATGTTTTTCTTTGTCCTTACATAGATACTAAAAGCTTTAAGCCGAAAAAAATTCCAAATCCAGTCAAACTCATTCCCTCGCCCAAAATCTGGGTGACTCTGAATGTTGAAAAAATTCGATTTTTAATTACGGAGACGGGGCAGTGGCGAATATAAAAAAAACTCGATTGTGATTGAAAGTACGATTCAAGTCTTCATGAATCTAAACATAGCATGTAATAATAATCTACCTAATTAATTTTGCAGGGAAATTGGACCATTGAGTATACAAGACTGAAGGCAAAGATTGATCTTTTGCAAAGAAACTATAGGTATATAATTTTATTGACCTCTTAACATTCTTTGGTCACACTTAATTCTTAGATGACACTGAAAACTATTACATTATAGGCATTACATGGGAGAAGATTTGGGTACAATGAGCCTCAAAGAGCTTCAGAGTTTGGAACAGCAGTTAGATACTGCTCTCAAACTCATTCGTACACGCAGAGTATAATCTCTTTTCTTCACTTAACTATACTGTGTTCTTTCTTCCTCATCATCATTATTGAACTAGTGTAAATTTTCATTATACTTGATATTTAAATTAAACAGAACCAACTCATGTACGAGTCCATTTCAGAGCTTCAGAAAAAGGTACATGTTATTATCTTTGTGTAGGTTTATAACAAACAGTCTTGATTATACGTCTCACATGTGTTGTTATCCTTTGGCAGGAGAAAGTGATTCAGGAGCAGAATAACATGCTTGCGAAAAAGGTGACACATATTTCATGGAAGCTAGGGCAATGCATTCTTCATTTAGTTTCATGCAAAATTTACATATTGTTTATGATATAAAAAAATGATCAAGACATTCTTTTTCCTGAAAAATAATCATAGATCAAGGAGAAAGAAAAGATTGCAGCTGAGCAGCAGGTACAATGGGAGCACCCAAACCACCATGGAGTCAATCCAAATTACTTACTACACCAGCAACTTCCAAGCTTGAACATGGGGTGAACACTTATTTCTTTGTCCATACACGAAGTAGTAATAACCATTAAAAAATTCACACAAACAACCTTGACTATTAGGGTTCAAACCCTGATGAAGACGTCCTACTTAGCAATATCGACTTTTGACAGTCGAGCTAGTAATTGGTAACTGATAATAaagttaaatatatttttttcatttttttgcaGTGGTAATTACCGTGAGGAAGCACCAGAAATGGGGAGGAATGAGCTTGACTTGACCCTTGAACCACTGTATACCTGCCACCTTGGATGCTTTTGAAAGACCTTATTTTGGAGGTGGTTGGTGTTATGATATGATATATATGCTAAGTAAGGCATATTAAATATATGTGCTTATATATATGTTTGGTAGTTTTCCCTATTTTGAAGACACTAAAAGTGTGTTGTAAGCTTAATTATAACTTGATATTATAATCTAGTTAAGTTTTTCTATgtattaattaaattaaattgcTGAAAGGCAAAGTTCTGTAATGTAATGACATTCAAGCTGATTAAGCATTGACTTTTACTATCACTAGAAGGAACTCAAAATAAACTTTGATTTAAGCCGTTGTGTTTCATGTCTGTGACGAATTGGTCGCATTGTCGAATTGAGAAATGATAATGACACCAAATGATACATTTTACACCGTATTTTAAACCATAGACATATACACATTCTATACATACGGTGTAATAAGAGGGTGTCATTATAGCATAGCTCTTAAAAATTATTAGATTAAGCGTTGGCATTTTTTTTTGGAAACTATTAAAGGATTTTTTTAtagtaaatatatatatatatatatatatatatatatatatatatatatatatatatatatatatatatatatatatttgtaagAATCTTAAACAAGGGTGGCCTTGACTGCCTAAGAATGATGTCGAACAAGGGGGTCGCCCTTTGGACTCATGACGTGTACAATATTGTTGTCTCCCGTTAGTCAAATGAGAGGAAGTCCACTACGATTCCGTAATGAATATGTGGTCAACAATCTCCCCTAGTCAAGAGGGATTGGTTTCTTAAATCATAGGTCCAAAAAGTCCTATAAATACTTCTCCCTTAAGGGGAGAGAAGATAGATCATAATTCATAGGTGTATACCTAAGCGCCAAATATATAGATAGAGTCTTTCACCTCACCTGAACAGGTCCTCTGAACCACCATAAACACCACTGTACAGGGCTTCTCACCACATGGGCAAGTCCTAACCTCCATAATTTGTTGTACATTACTAAGGCCTCTGAGTGCCCCTGCCCTTGTAGGGGTAAAATGCAAACATGTTCTTCTTTTACTAGTATAGTGGGGCCCGGTAAAACTAATCTGGACCATAATTTCTTCATCATAATCACCTTACTCATTATTATTCTCCACTCTTAAATTAAGTGTAAGCTATTATCTGGAACTTTCAGGGACTCCGCTCTGCGATGGTATATGGGTCTACCACGTGCCTCCATCGCCAACTATCAGGATCTGGTAAAGAAACTTGTACACCTGTTTGGTGCCAACCATCATAGAAAAATGTCCACCACTATTCTTTTCCACATACGATAGAGTCCATCAGAGTCGCTGAGGGAATACCTCGTCTGATTTAACGAAGTCACCATCAGGGTCGTCCCACCAAACCAAGAAATGTTTGTGGGGGTGTTCCAAAATGGACTCAAGGAAAGACACATTAACGAGTCTCCCGCCTAGAAGCCAATACTTTCGTTGGCGAAAATGGTCACTAGAGCAGAATGCTATATAAAGGGTGAGGAGAGCAATGCCAAAAAGAAGGCATGTGATATCAAGGAGTGTGTTCCTAACGCTGAGAGTTCCCACCATAAAAGGAAAAGTAGTTATACATCTCCCATAAAAGACAATAGTGCATTCAATAAAGTAGGAAAGACGGTGGAGAATTTCACGCCCTTGAACACCCGTCGTGAGTAGATCTTGTGCAAGGTTCTTGACCTGCATTACATCCCTACATTTTCCGCTCCAAAGGAGGTTATAATGGGTCCTGAACCAGGAAGATGATGCAAGGGATACCACATTGAGGATTGTTATCAACTCAAGAAAGAGATTGAGAAACTTATCCAAAAGGGACACCTTAAGAAATATTTGAAGGGAGACTCTTCCCATGGGTCAGATAAGTCCAACTCGCGAGGAAGAGATGACGTGGGAAGCCCCAGACCCAACAAAAAAAGGCATCACAGGGCGATGGCAGTAAAGTTATGCACCACACACTGAACACCATAGCGGAAGGATTTTCCCGAGACAAGCAAACTAGCCCTGCCCGTAAAAGGTACGCTCGCTAAATCCTGAATATAGAAGACCTCTCTGTCATCGAATGTGAAGGAAAAACCCAAACTCCAGAAGCCACGATCGCCTTCTCTGAGAAAGATCCAACTGcatctgtaacacccttctaaaataccccaatatttaattaaaacaacatataaaactcagagtaattatgcagttaagggtgtcacacacaaacactgtacaccattcaccaatataacggtcatgctctttattgattcaaaacataagcatttgcataaaacgcagcggatagaaatctcatcaatcatgtaaaacattacatgtaaaatggttcataaccaacaataaaacaattaaaacaagttaaaacatcccatcccgatgttacatctatcagagcacgacccactaaggagactacactagactccaagcattagcttctactcaactcattgctcgttacctgaaaaatagttgtaagggtgagttcctcaatcgatataataagcattataaattatcatgtcatgttaagtaaataacacatttcatcacccaaatcagattacacattcagcaacggcaatatcaactcaatcatactcatactcaatgtcaacacaaccacacgtataatattggaatacatccattcatattatacgccatacatacgttatgcaatgagactccacacatgcggtaccgactattcttgaacatatagttcaagctcaccgatcaatccagatacggctactaagctcactagtcccactcatttgagacctagtgactcactcactaattcctcactatgggaattagctacagccccaaaggctatgctatgcacactaatcacctagcatgcaaacatcaacaacaaatccacaatgattcactcactaattcctcactatgggaattagctacaaccccaagggctatgctatgcacgctaatcatctagcaatgcaacatcaataacaatccacaatggacatatgctcacactctaagccatacaacagtccattcacaaatacatgcataatatatacattcacagcattatgcataccattagacatcatcaacacatgtatcaaacatcatatcatgtcaattaattaatcacagtattagcacactctactaatacctcTACTGCTCAAACAgtgggaaatgatccctactatatcacacactgatataggcaaccatcaatttggcacacaacattttaaataacaattttttccactctgcaacagtgttaaccggttaacgccctgggttaaccggttaacgcagcacaaacacgcttcctgccaaaacttaacagtgttaaccggttaacgccctgggttaaccggttaacgcaggcaaaacagcactaattctcaattcgtaacagtgttaaccggttaacaccctgggttaaccggttaacgcagacaaaacagcagttcctgcgctaacacaaagctgaatgcagaattctccgcaatttccgccgttagaggacttccggacctccgattccaattccgtagaaaactatacgttcgggaaaacacgactcacacaattaaGGATTCAATTTCAGATTCaacacaacatatccatcacaattttcagcattcaacaatcccaattagggtcaattcaacggtttatcactacccattacatgctaacccataatacccattaaacgacgataaacccctcttacctgagttaatccggcaactttgagctttcaagcttttccgttctccaacccttgctctctagctcttcctcttgctctgcctctttcagccgcttctctgagtttcacgtgaaaaccttattttccaaaatgaactctttttacttattccagcttatatatattttcaaataattattattccaataataataataattcaataattccaaaataataataataataatccaattatctaattaaattaataaatactttattaacttaatttaaataattaccatattattatcggggtgttacaactctcccccactaaaagagttttcgtcctcgaaaacatacctcatgcgaataactccggataagactctttcatctgactctcaagttcccaagtcacattgccacctgccggtcctccccaagctaccttcaccaaggcaatctctttaccccgcaactgcttcaactctcgatcctcgatcctcataggtgatgtttcaacagtcaggttatctctcacctgtacatcatctacttggactacatgcgacggatcatgaatgtacctcctcaactgagacacatgaaaaacctcatgcaaattcgcaagtgacggcggtaaagcgatacgataggctacttcccctatcctctccaaaatctgataaggaccaataaatcgaggtgtcaacttcttcgacttcaaagctcgaccaaccccagttatcggagtaacacgaagaaacacatgatctccctcttggaactcaagtgacttcctcctcttgtcatgataactcttctgacgactctgagcaattctcatcttctcctaaatcatcttaatcttttctgtagtctgttgaacaatctccggtccaaccacagcactctcaccggactcataccaacataaaggtgtccgacatctcctaccatacaaagcttcgaacggtgccataccaatgctcgaatgaaaactattgttgtaggtaaactcaatcaaaggtaaataacaatcccaagcacctcctttttccaaaacacaagccctcaaaagatcctctagtgactgaatcgtcctctcagtctgaccatcggtctgcggatgatatgcagaactcaatctcagcttagttcccaaagccctctgcaaaccttcccagaacttcgatgtaaatctaggatctctgtccgaaacaatactatacggaataccatgcaaacttacaatcttctcaatatacaactcggctaatctctctaacggataatccattctgatcggaatgaaatgagctgaattcgtcaatctatccacaatcacccaaatggcttcaaagttcttatttgtcctcggtaaaccagaaacaaaatccatactgatactatcccacttccactctggaatagccaacggttgcattagcccagacggcttctgatgctcaatctttgacttctgacaagtcaaacaggaataaa includes:
- the LOC127075049 gene encoding truncated transcription factor CAULIFLOWER A: MGRGRVQLKRIENKINRQVTFSKRRAGLLKKAHEISVLCDAEVALIVFSHKGKLFEYATDSCMEKILERYERYSYAERQLVANDSESQGNWTIEYTRLKAKIDLLQRNYRHYMGEDLGTMSLKELQSLEQQLDTALKLIRTRRNQLMYESISELQKKEKVIQEQNNMLAKKIKEKEKIAAEQQVQWEHPNHHGVNPNYLLHQQLPSLNMGGNYREEAPEMGRNELDLTLEPLYTCHLGCF